From Rhodopirellula islandica, the proteins below share one genomic window:
- a CDS encoding GxxExxY protein: MFKQEGYDLMGAAFEVYNELGYGMAEEIYQSALEVELGLRGISFVAQAELSVYFKGHLLTPKYRPDLLVFGGIVVELKALKELCSEHEAQLFNYMRIARMRVGYLINFGKKGDLEWKRFVIDDLHSQRSH; the protein is encoded by the coding sequence GTGTTCAAGCAAGAAGGCTACGACCTGATGGGGGCCGCATTCGAGGTCTACAACGAGCTTGGCTATGGAATGGCAGAGGAAATCTATCAGTCCGCTTTGGAGGTGGAACTCGGATTGAGGGGGATCTCATTCGTTGCCCAAGCTGAACTAAGCGTGTATTTCAAGGGGCATCTTTTGACTCCGAAGTACCGACCAGACTTGCTGGTTTTCGGAGGAATCGTGGTGGAGTTGAAGGCTTTGAAAGAACTTTGCTCTGAACATGAAGCTCAGTTGTTCAACTACATGCGAATCGCGCGGATGCGAGTTGGTTACCTCATCAACTTTGGAAAGAAAGGTGACTTGGAATGGAAGCGATTCGTGATCGATGATTTGCATTCCCAACGAAGTCATTGA
- a CDS encoding serine/threonine protein kinase, whose protein sequence is MIATSTDCLSVEELNRLLDGQLSSEEFDSASKHVDECEQCQSRIPEKWDALSPIAKADSEEDSVLAESACQFAVAQLMTANVPVPNTAADLPIDQIGPYEILGQLGQGGMGMVCLARHNRLKRQCAIKLLPPHRVMEPGWLDRFDREMTTVASLEHPGIVRATDAGTHSGWHYLVMEYLDGMDVGKIAHRLGSLPVADACEIARQSAVALTHVHETGLIHRDVKPSNLMLTRDGTVKLLDLGLVLAGDDPLATDDRLTTVGHLMGTLPAMSPEQLLDSRKVQPASDIYSLGATLYRLISGRWPHANEGGLAARVLAITSESNRSTPPPLSSLEPSVETELGSFVGQMMHRQPDQRPSGSIVAERLATWSGDANLKALLKRAESTPASDAPITPLLPLATNPASPPPGDGKHTWTAWMGPLGWFAAAVLLATVVIQIKTDKGLVTVTTDGNDTKVAVEENESPLPTATLQKRSREDSKLDFANTNRDIVYEGKNLDAWLETLASEKEIGAIGRAMRAVERLSRGTSRRAEAAKATLDLTDEYGTWHVAPPVEHGGFMGGGFSSSPPIDRQFMGHLQESYKHYFPIPGVQTIGLKLAHGNQKARIASILQLRNFVMNLNHNTGSPHRASSAEVFFASKSKKSEGRTYIETLLQEIGSASAGLKSVVKEATATSTPHPRSPSEEANIARETAWAIAVRIVQESGPQISPPAWIADYVEEQVDEAVAKYEQREVDPETGQTKWDYADPNAVYGFSMGGFGGGPQANTTPNPPDWILPTELYLAAIEMRREGRVQFPIEFAAETLAHPRFNWYSMDDSSLNDVVQALTAIDPKAPSLIAFHLDRSFQEMDRQYQASQNAEWLHPLTYLQQRLQEGLASVYTTHVEQPAQAHDRLERLVNSLPKLSMYQQSTEDPKAFWHAMLNDLKQRSESE, encoded by the coding sequence ATGATTGCCACCAGCACCGATTGTCTGAGTGTCGAAGAATTGAACCGTTTGCTCGACGGACAACTGTCCAGTGAGGAGTTCGACTCGGCATCCAAGCACGTCGATGAGTGCGAGCAATGTCAGTCGCGCATCCCGGAAAAGTGGGACGCGTTGTCTCCAATTGCCAAAGCGGACTCAGAGGAAGACTCTGTCCTGGCCGAATCGGCCTGCCAATTCGCGGTCGCTCAATTGATGACCGCAAACGTCCCGGTTCCCAATACTGCCGCCGACCTGCCCATCGACCAAATCGGTCCGTACGAGATCCTCGGGCAACTCGGGCAGGGCGGAATGGGCATGGTCTGCTTGGCTCGCCACAACCGACTGAAACGACAATGTGCGATCAAGTTGCTGCCGCCTCACCGAGTCATGGAACCAGGATGGCTGGATCGTTTCGATCGAGAAATGACAACCGTCGCGTCTCTCGAACATCCAGGAATCGTCCGTGCCACCGATGCGGGAACTCATTCCGGTTGGCACTACTTGGTGATGGAATACTTGGACGGCATGGACGTCGGCAAGATCGCTCATCGGTTAGGATCGCTGCCGGTCGCCGACGCCTGCGAGATCGCTCGCCAGTCCGCCGTGGCACTGACGCATGTGCATGAAACGGGTTTGATCCACCGCGATGTGAAACCATCGAATTTGATGCTCACGCGAGACGGAACTGTCAAACTATTGGACCTGGGTTTGGTCCTGGCGGGCGACGATCCGCTAGCAACGGACGACCGACTCACAACGGTGGGACACCTGATGGGCACCTTGCCCGCGATGTCGCCCGAACAGTTGCTCGACAGCCGAAAAGTCCAACCGGCGTCGGACATCTATTCTCTTGGTGCGACCCTCTACCGTCTGATCTCAGGCCGTTGGCCGCACGCAAACGAAGGCGGCCTGGCAGCACGAGTGTTGGCGATCACGAGCGAGTCCAATCGATCGACTCCGCCTCCGCTGAGCAGTTTGGAACCGTCGGTCGAAACAGAATTGGGATCGTTCGTCGGTCAAATGATGCACCGGCAACCCGACCAACGTCCCAGCGGGTCAATCGTTGCCGAGCGACTGGCGACCTGGTCCGGCGACGCCAACTTAAAAGCCTTGCTCAAGCGAGCGGAATCGACACCTGCATCCGATGCACCGATCACACCATTGCTCCCACTGGCGACAAATCCCGCTTCACCGCCACCAGGCGACGGCAAACACACCTGGACCGCATGGATGGGTCCGCTGGGATGGTTCGCGGCAGCCGTCTTGCTCGCAACGGTCGTGATTCAAATCAAAACCGACAAGGGTCTGGTGACGGTGACCACAGACGGGAACGACACCAAGGTTGCGGTGGAGGAGAACGAGAGCCCACTCCCCACGGCGACGCTTCAAAAGAGATCCCGCGAGGATTCTAAATTGGACTTTGCAAATACAAACCGCGACATCGTTTACGAAGGAAAGAATCTCGACGCATGGCTTGAAACACTTGCAAGCGAAAAAGAAATAGGAGCTATCGGTCGAGCCATGCGAGCCGTGGAACGACTTTCTCGTGGCACATCAAGACGTGCTGAAGCGGCAAAAGCAACACTCGATCTAACCGATGAATACGGAACGTGGCACGTCGCCCCTCCGGTTGAACACGGCGGATTCATGGGTGGCGGCTTCAGTAGCTCCCCTCCAATTGACCGGCAATTCATGGGACATCTCCAGGAGTCGTACAAGCACTATTTCCCGATTCCCGGAGTGCAAACGATCGGCCTGAAGCTAGCCCATGGCAATCAGAAGGCTAGGATCGCGAGCATCCTACAACTCAGAAACTTTGTGATGAATCTGAACCACAACACTGGTTCCCCCCACAGAGCGTCGTCGGCTGAAGTTTTCTTCGCATCGAAAAGCAAGAAATCGGAAGGAAGAACCTACATCGAAACTCTCCTTCAGGAGATTGGATCGGCATCCGCTGGCCTGAAATCAGTTGTCAAGGAAGCAACAGCCACATCCACCCCTCACCCGCGAAGCCCATCAGAGGAAGCTAATATCGCTCGTGAAACGGCCTGGGCAATTGCTGTTCGAATCGTCCAGGAATCGGGCCCACAGATATCCCCTCCAGCATGGATCGCTGACTACGTCGAAGAGCAGGTCGATGAGGCGGTTGCCAAGTACGAACAAAGAGAGGTCGATCCCGAGACAGGGCAAACCAAATGGGACTACGCCGATCCCAACGCGGTTTACGGGTTTTCAATGGGCGGTTTCGGCGGTGGCCCCCAGGCCAACACCACCCCCAATCCACCTGATTGGATTTTGCCCACCGAGCTCTATCTCGCCGCCATCGAGATGCGAAGGGAAGGGCGTGTTCAGTTCCCGATCGAGTTCGCAGCGGAAACGCTCGCACACCCGCGTTTCAATTGGTACTCGATGGACGATTCGTCCCTCAACGACGTGGTCCAAGCCTTGACAGCGATCGATCCGAAAGCTCCTTCGCTGATCGCCTTCCATCTCGACCGCAGCTTCCAAGAAATGGATCGCCAATACCAAGCGAGCCAGAACGCGGAATGGCTTCACCCGCTGACCTATCTTCAGCAACGTCTCCAGGAAGGACTGGCATCCGTCTACACCACTCACGTCGAACAGCCCGCACAGGCCCACGATCGACTGGAGCGTCTGGTCAACTCATTGCCCAAACTGTCGATGTACCAACAATCAACCGAAGACCCCAAAGCCTTCTGGCACGCCATGCTAAACGACCTCAAACAGCGATCCGAAAGCGAATGA
- a CDS encoding RNA polymerase sigma factor, whose amino-acid sequence MNRGTVEEPSTHPSLLERARHGDDEGWQMLVQVYGPIVYRWIRRCGAQSADAADVMQETFLAVAKALPRFNLDQTGATFRGWLWTIARNKLRDRQRADQRSPLVLDGEALQWAERESSDPPSELADDVQSIQNRMLQVLRQSTDPKTWQMFWRTAVEGCDPATVASELNVSRWTVYKARARVLQRLRKELEDFHR is encoded by the coding sequence ATGAACCGCGGCACCGTCGAGGAACCATCGACTCATCCCTCCTTGCTCGAACGAGCCCGGCACGGCGACGATGAGGGCTGGCAGATGTTGGTCCAGGTCTACGGACCGATCGTCTACCGATGGATCCGCCGATGCGGAGCTCAGTCGGCCGATGCGGCGGACGTGATGCAAGAAACGTTTCTCGCGGTCGCCAAGGCTCTCCCACGGTTCAACCTGGACCAAACGGGCGCCACTTTTCGCGGATGGCTGTGGACGATCGCTCGCAACAAACTTCGCGATCGCCAACGTGCCGACCAACGGTCTCCGCTCGTGCTCGATGGCGAAGCGTTGCAGTGGGCCGAGCGAGAAAGCTCTGATCCGCCCAGCGAACTGGCCGACGATGTGCAGTCGATTCAGAACCGCATGCTGCAAGTCCTGAGGCAATCAACCGATCCCAAGACCTGGCAGATGTTCTGGCGGACCGCCGTCGAAGGCTGCGATCCCGCGACGGTAGCAAGCGAACTGAACGTCAGTCGATGGACGGTCTACAAGGCTCGCGCCCGGGTGCTGCAACGACTGCGAAAAGAATTGGAAGATTTTCATCGCTGA
- a CDS encoding TIGR04222 domain-containing membrane protein: MMKTMHENVTNDALWQKLLHFPIGGESADWTADPPTRGLSFSQRLARENDWSIQHARHCIDEYRRFLYLAATAGHCVTPSDAVDQVWHQHLVYTENYWVDLCQEVLPSPLHHGPTKGGSQERVRYQDQYEQTLASYERAFGKAPVEIWPPTEERFAQSIASLRIDRRKFWLIPKPNLTGKSLQGSHLAIAGLAATPFAALFPFNLDGPTFLALYGAAIVVGFVYLLVWFHISNGWSSNPSALTKVGWGQLSILAGGKKRLLQTTLVALQKRGIVRCDQHGFTILDRGALQAQHDDDPVAAGAMKATTDYLASSNAPQSFQRLLVAIHSTATNAESQMRESGLLRSPEQRKRFHVGALGLAGILLAVGGLRCMQGIQNDRPIGFLVLEMVIATVGFAVAFHMAGRERLTSLGKSVQERSQRSYPETGLKSAHQSDGGDVDELPCLACWGPAVAAYVLTDPSELFANDMLYGEELQAAQNASSSTGWIDWSSGDGGSSFDFSGGGGDAGCGGGCGGCGGCGG; the protein is encoded by the coding sequence ATGATGAAAACAATGCATGAAAACGTCACGAATGACGCGTTGTGGCAGAAACTTCTTCATTTTCCGATTGGAGGCGAATCAGCGGATTGGACCGCCGATCCGCCCACTCGGGGTCTCTCGTTTTCGCAACGATTGGCCCGAGAAAACGATTGGAGCATCCAACACGCCCGTCACTGCATCGACGAGTACCGAAGGTTTCTGTATTTGGCAGCCACCGCGGGTCACTGTGTGACCCCATCGGACGCGGTCGATCAAGTTTGGCATCAACACTTGGTCTACACCGAGAACTATTGGGTGGACTTGTGCCAAGAAGTCCTGCCATCACCGCTTCATCACGGCCCGACCAAAGGTGGCTCCCAAGAACGTGTCCGCTACCAAGACCAATACGAACAAACGCTTGCATCTTATGAGCGGGCATTTGGCAAAGCCCCGGTGGAGATTTGGCCGCCGACGGAAGAACGCTTCGCTCAATCGATCGCGTCACTTCGCATTGACCGACGCAAGTTCTGGCTGATTCCCAAGCCGAACTTGACTGGCAAGTCATTGCAAGGATCGCACCTCGCAATCGCGGGATTGGCTGCGACACCTTTCGCGGCGTTGTTCCCATTCAATCTGGATGGTCCCACCTTCCTTGCGTTGTACGGAGCGGCAATCGTCGTCGGCTTTGTCTACCTGTTGGTTTGGTTTCACATCAGCAACGGCTGGTCATCCAATCCTTCCGCTCTTACCAAAGTTGGCTGGGGGCAACTGTCGATCCTGGCAGGAGGCAAAAAACGTTTGCTGCAAACAACTCTGGTGGCGCTACAAAAGCGCGGCATCGTCCGTTGCGATCAACATGGATTCACGATCCTTGACCGCGGGGCACTGCAAGCCCAACACGATGATGATCCGGTCGCCGCCGGTGCGATGAAGGCGACCACCGACTACCTGGCTTCCAGCAACGCTCCGCAATCCTTCCAACGATTGCTGGTGGCGATCCATTCCACCGCGACCAATGCAGAATCACAAATGCGTGAATCGGGGTTGCTGAGATCGCCCGAACAACGCAAGCGTTTTCATGTGGGTGCGTTGGGGCTGGCGGGCATCTTGCTGGCCGTGGGTGGACTCAGGTGCATGCAGGGAATCCAAAACGATCGCCCAATTGGCTTTCTCGTTTTGGAGATGGTCATCGCGACCGTCGGGTTCGCAGTCGCGTTTCACATGGCGGGTCGTGAGCGTTTGACTTCCTTGGGCAAATCGGTCCAAGAACGATCGCAGCGAAGCTATCCCGAAACGGGGTTGAAGTCAGCTCACCAAAGCGACGGAGGCGACGTGGATGAGTTGCCCTGCCTGGCATGCTGGGGTCCCGCAGTGGCCGCCTACGTGCTCACCGATCCCTCGGAACTTTTTGCCAACGACATGTTGTACGGGGAAGAGCTCCAGGCTGCCCAAAACGCGTCCAGCTCAACGGGATGGATCGATTGGAGCAGCGGAGACGGAGGCAGCAGTTTCGACTTCAGCGGAGGCGGGGGCGATGCGGGCTGTGGAGGCGGGTGCGGAGGCTGTGGTGGATGCGGAGGGTGA